In 'Nostoc azollae' 0708, the following are encoded in one genomic region:
- a CDS encoding L,D-transpeptidase, whose translation MLLAGTVVSASICNPISSQVWANSDNNKIATAIQTLKQSEQRWIQINLSKQNLTAWEGNKPVYAITISSGKGSTPTRIGTFKIQTKQKKSRMRGRGYDVPNVPHIMYYQGGYAIHGAYWHNKFGTPVSHGCINLAPNHAKWIFEWADIGTPVVIQ comes from the coding sequence ATGTTACTTGCAGGTACAGTAGTTTCTGCTAGTATATGCAATCCTATATCAAGTCAAGTTTGGGCAAATTCCGACAATAATAAAATTGCTACCGCTATTCAAACACTCAAACAATCTGAGCAACGCTGGATTCAAATTAACCTATCGAAGCAAAATTTAACTGCTTGGGAAGGCAACAAACCTGTTTATGCAATCACCATTTCTTCTGGAAAAGGCTCTACACCTACTCGCATCGGGACTTTTAAGATTCAAACGAAGCAAAAAAAATCACGGATGCGCGGTAGAGGTTATGACGTTCCCAATGTCCCCCACATTATGTATTATCAAGGCGGTTATGCCATTCACGGAGCCTACTGGCACAACAAATTTGGTACTCCTGTGAGTCATGGCTGTATAAATCTTGCACCTAATCATGCGAAATGGATATTTGAATGGGCTGATATAGGAACTCCAGTAGTAATTCAGTAA
- a CDS encoding bifunctional 4-hydroxy-2-oxoglutarate aldolase/2-dehydro-3-deoxy-phosphogluconate aldolase has translation MSNQVWLSQLQQNRAIAVIRAPKMVWGEKMAVAVADGGMHLIEITWNSDRAADLISQLRTHLPHCLIGTGTLFNVQQLQDAIAAGAQFLFTPHTDPEMIKVAVSQDVPIIPGALTPTEIATAWTQGASCVKVFPVQAVGGSNYIQSLQAPLGHIPLIPTGGVTLENAQDFLQVGAVAVGLSGKLFPKKWVLEENWSAIGLQAKNLMGTLNS, from the coding sequence ATGTCCAATCAAGTTTGGTTATCACAGTTACAGCAAAATCGAGCCATCGCAGTTATTCGCGCTCCCAAAATGGTATGGGGTGAAAAAATGGCTGTAGCTGTGGCTGATGGAGGTATGCATCTGATAGAAATTACCTGGAATAGCGATCGCGCGGCTGATCTAATTTCTCAACTCCGTACACACTTACCCCACTGTCTGATTGGTACAGGAACGCTGTTTAATGTCCAACAATTACAAGATGCAATCGCCGCTGGGGCGCAATTTCTCTTCACTCCCCACACTGACCCAGAAATGATTAAAGTCGCAGTTTCTCAAGATGTGCCGATTATTCCTGGCGCACTCACACCTACAGAAATTGCTACCGCCTGGACTCAGGGTGCAAGTTGTGTGAAGGTATTCCCTGTCCAAGCAGTAGGAGGAAGTAATTATATTCAAAGTTTACAAGCTCCTCTAGGTCATATTCCCTTAATTCCTACGGGGGGTGTAACCTTAGAAAATGCTCAGGATTTTTTACAAGTTGGGGCTGTGGCTGTCGGCTTAAGTGGGAAATTATTCCCTAAAAAATGGGTATTAGAGGAAAATTGGAGTGCGATCGGACTCCAAGCTAAGAATCTTATGGGGACGTTAAATAGCTGA
- the gyrA gene encoding DNA topoisomerase (ATP-hydrolyzing) subunit A has protein sequence MTTSQERIIPTDLRQEMSQSYLEYAMSVIVGRALPDARDGLKPVHRRILYAMHELGLLPDRPFRKCARVVGEVLGKYHPHGDTAVYDALVRMAQDFSMRSPLINGHGNFGSVDNDPPAAMRYTECRLQALTSASLLQDIESETVDFADNFDGSQQEPTVLPSRIPQLLLNGSSGIAVGMATNIPPHNLGELIDGLVALIHNLEITNMQLMQYVHGPDFPTGAQILGTSAIKEAYTTGRGSVTMRGVATIETIEQRNRPEREAIIITELPYQTNKAALIEKIAELVNDKKIEGIADIRDESDRDGMRIVIELKRDAYPRVVLNNLYKQTPLQSNFGANMLALVNGEPQLLTLKNFLSVFLDFRIATINRRTCYQLRKAEERDHILQGLLIALSHLDAIINRIRSASDAPSAKGELITNYGLSEVQADAILQMQLRRLTALEADKIRLEHEELQVQIADLQDILDRRERVLEIIETEVTQIKTQFATPRRTIITHAEGDIDDIDLIANEKVLILLTKQGYIKRMPVNTFEAQSRATRGKAGAKVKDDDTIEHFLTCCDHDSVLFFSDRGVVYSLRTYQIPIGSRTSRGTPIVQMLPIPKEEKITSIVPVDEFTSEEYLVMLTKGGNIKKTALEAFSNIRANGLIAISLEEGDQLRWVRRAKVEDSIIIGSRHGMAIHFRCTHDQLRPLGRATRGVKSMKLKPGDELVGMDILPAAILETLDTETEAEIEEETIDIEETTEIEEISETTEAPNSNSTGPWVLVITMGGYGKRVPVGQFRLQNRAGQGLTATKFKNRKTKDKLATLRIVNSDEEIMMATNRGIIIRQTVNAISVQSRSATGVRVQRLDEDDAITGVAIVPPDTGDTGELEEVE, from the coding sequence ATGACAACCTCACAGGAGAGGATTATCCCGACAGATTTACGACAAGAAATGTCGCAATCTTATCTGGAATACGCCATGAGCGTAATTGTAGGTCGGGCGCTGCCAGATGCCAGGGATGGTCTAAAACCTGTGCATCGTCGCATCCTCTATGCCATGCACGAGTTGGGTTTGCTGCCGGATCGCCCTTTTAGAAAATGCGCCCGTGTGGTGGGGGAAGTGTTGGGTAAATATCACCCCCACGGTGACACGGCGGTATATGATGCTTTGGTACGGATGGCGCAGGATTTTTCCATGCGATCGCCCTTAATTAACGGTCATGGTAACTTCGGTTCTGTGGACAACGATCCCCCAGCGGCGATGCGGTACACAGAATGTCGTTTACAAGCTTTAACCAGCGCGTCCTTACTGCAAGACATCGAATCAGAAACCGTAGACTTTGCTGATAACTTCGACGGTTCCCAACAAGAACCCACGGTTTTACCATCACGCATCCCCCAATTATTACTCAATGGTTCTTCTGGAATTGCGGTCGGCATGGCTACCAACATTCCTCCGCATAATTTGGGAGAATTGATTGATGGGTTAGTAGCATTGATTCACAACCTAGAAATCACCAACATGCAGTTAATGCAGTATGTTCACGGTCCAGACTTCCCCACTGGGGCGCAAATTCTGGGAACATCGGCAATTAAAGAGGCATACACCACTGGGCGCGGTTCTGTTACCATGCGCGGTGTGGCTACCATTGAAACGATAGAACAACGGAATAGACCGGAACGGGAGGCAATTATTATTACAGAATTGCCTTATCAAACCAACAAAGCAGCATTAATTGAAAAAATCGCCGAGTTGGTGAATGATAAAAAAATTGAGGGCATAGCAGATATTCGGGATGAAAGTGATCGCGACGGAATGCGAATCGTCATAGAATTAAAACGGGATGCCTATCCGCGCGTGGTTTTAAATAACCTTTATAAACAAACCCCACTCCAGTCGAACTTTGGCGCGAATATGTTGGCCTTGGTCAATGGGGAACCCCAATTACTCACTCTTAAAAACTTCCTCAGCGTCTTCCTGGATTTCCGCATTGCAACCATTAACAGACGTACCTGTTACCAACTCAGAAAAGCAGAAGAAAGAGATCATATACTGCAAGGTTTATTAATTGCACTATCACATTTAGACGCAATTATTAACCGAATTCGTAGCGCCTCAGATGCACCCTCAGCCAAAGGTGAATTAATCACCAATTATGGACTTTCCGAAGTCCAAGCCGATGCCATTTTGCAAATGCAACTGCGACGGTTAACAGCCCTAGAAGCAGATAAAATTCGCCTGGAACACGAAGAATTACAGGTGCAAATTGCCGACTTGCAGGATATTTTGGACAGACGGGAAAGGGTCCTGGAAATCATTGAAACCGAAGTTACCCAAATCAAAACCCAATTTGCTACCCCCCGACGGACAATTATTACCCACGCAGAAGGGGATATAGATGATATTGACTTAATAGCCAATGAAAAAGTCCTGATTCTGCTGACAAAACAAGGTTACATCAAGCGGATGCCCGTCAACACCTTTGAAGCCCAAAGTCGTGCTACCAGAGGTAAAGCTGGGGCTAAGGTGAAAGATGATGATACCATTGAACATTTCTTAACCTGCTGTGACCATGACAGCGTATTATTTTTTAGCGATCGGGGCGTAGTCTACAGCCTCAGAACCTATCAAATACCTATAGGTTCCCGCACCAGTCGGGGTACACCCATCGTCCAGATGTTACCCATTCCCAAAGAAGAAAAAATTACCTCTATCGTCCCCGTAGACGAATTTACCAGCGAAGAATATCTAGTCATGCTCACCAAAGGCGGTAACATCAAAAAAACTGCACTAGAAGCATTTAGCAACATTCGCGCTAACGGATTAATCGCCATATCCTTAGAAGAAGGTGACCAACTGCGCTGGGTAAGACGCGCCAAAGTAGAAGATAGTATCATCATTGGTTCACGTCACGGAATGGCCATTCACTTCCGTTGTACCCATGATCAACTGCGTCCCCTTGGTAGGGCGACTCGTGGGGTAAAATCAATGAAACTCAAGCCAGGTGATGAACTGGTAGGGATGGATATTCTACCTGCCGCAATTCTGGAAACTTTAGATACAGAGACAGAAGCGGAAATCGAAGAAGAAACTATTGACATTGAAGAGACCACCGAAATCGAAGAAATTTCAGAAACCACTGAAGCACCCAACAGCAACAGCACAGGACCTTGGGTATTGGTAATTACGATGGGAGGATATGGAAAGCGCGTACCAGTGGGACAATTCCGCCTACAAAACCGCGCCGGACAAGGTTTAACCGCCACCAAATTCAAAAACCGCAAAACCAAAGACAAACTAGCAACCTTGCGAATTGTCAACAGCGACGAAGAAATTATGATGGCGACAAATCGCGGTATTATTATTCGGCAAACGGTCAATGCAATTTCCGTACAATCACGGTCAGCAACCGGAGTTAGAGTACAGCGTTTAGACGAAGATGATGCTATTACCGGAGTAGCGATCGTTCCTCCCGACACTGGTGATACTGGCGAATTAGAAGAGGTTGAATAA
- the lnt gene encoding apolipoprotein N-acyltransferase — protein sequence MGVTVAPIGAWFFAWFALAPFWVLVVKYTTRIKTAAFLWALAYHGIAVSWIMGIHPMNWLGVPWWPSLAITIFCWTFISLWGGILVSLWAILMVRLDKQKPWLRVLIGTALWCALESLWSSGSLWWSSLSYTQSPHNLVILHLGKLSGPNTVTAVIVAVNGLLGEACIYYENSTQKRKSAKEEKGLGKGLVNGYLILAFSLFILSHLIGFILYTQPLKPTQTTALKIGIIQGNIPNQIKLRPEGLRRAVTGYTNGYLKLANQGVNGVLTPEGALPLYERNFKSTPLLDAVKEKGVIAWIGGFGERGKSYTNSLFGVNSKGEITSRYDKSKLVPLGEYIPFEQILRAVIQRLSPLDEHQVHGAANQVFHTPFGRVIVGICYESAFSETFRRQAFKGGQFILISSNDAHYTAAMADQHHAQDIMRAVETDRWAVRATNTGYSGFVDPHGRTVWKSAYNTYETHAETIYPRQTQTLYVRFGDWLMPLLLILGILAWFIKPVG from the coding sequence ATGGGTGTAACCGTCGCCCCTATTGGCGCTTGGTTCTTCGCCTGGTTCGCCCTTGCACCCTTTTGGGTGTTGGTTGTTAAATATACCACGAGAATAAAAACTGCTGCCTTTCTTTGGGCGCTCGCCTATCATGGAATCGCCGTTTCCTGGATCATGGGCATTCATCCCATGAACTGGCTGGGTGTTCCCTGGTGGCCAAGTTTAGCCATCACCATCTTTTGTTGGACATTTATCAGCCTGTGGGGAGGAATATTAGTCTCCCTGTGGGCTATTTTGATGGTGCGGCTAGATAAACAAAAACCGTGGCTGCGGGTTCTCATTGGTACAGCTTTATGGTGTGCCTTAGAAAGCTTGTGGAGTTCAGGATCTTTATGGTGGAGTTCTCTTTCCTACACACAATCACCGCACAATCTAGTAATTTTACATTTAGGGAAACTTTCAGGTCCAAATACTGTGACAGCAGTTATTGTTGCTGTTAATGGATTGCTTGGTGAAGCTTGCATATATTATGAAAATTCCACCCAGAAACGCAAAAGTGCAAAGGAGGAAAAGGGTTTAGGGAAAGGCTTGGTCAATGGTTATTTAATTTTAGCTTTTTCACTATTTATTCTTTCCCATCTGATCGGTTTTATTCTCTACACCCAACCCCTAAAACCAACCCAAACTACAGCTTTAAAAATTGGTATTATTCAAGGTAATATTCCCAATCAAATCAAACTAAGACCAGAAGGATTGCGTCGTGCAGTTACAGGTTACACCAACGGATATTTAAAATTAGCAAATCAAGGTGTTAATGGAGTTCTTACACCTGAAGGTGCATTACCTTTATATGAACGCAACTTTAAAAGTACACCTTTATTAGATGCAGTAAAAGAAAAAGGGGTAATTGCTTGGATAGGTGGTTTTGGAGAACGGGGAAAAAGCTATACAAATAGTTTATTTGGTGTTAATAGTAAAGGAGAAATTACCAGTCGTTACGATAAATCTAAACTTGTACCTTTAGGAGAATATATTCCCTTTGAACAAATTTTACGGGCAGTTATACAACGTTTATCACCATTAGACGAACATCAAGTTCATGGTGCAGCAAATCAAGTATTTCATACTCCCTTCGGGCGGGTTATTGTTGGCATTTGTTACGAATCAGCATTTTCAGAAACTTTTCGCCGTCAAGCTTTTAAAGGTGGGCAATTTATTCTTATTTCTTCCAATGATGCCCATTATACTGCTGCTATGGCAGACCAACATCATGCCCAGGATATCATGCGGGCAGTTGAAACTGATAGATGGGCAGTTAGGGCAACAAATACCGGTTATTCAGGTTTTGTTGATCCTCATGGGAGAACTGTATGGAAATCAGCATATAACACCTACGAAACCCACGCCGAAACTATTTATCCTCGCCAAACCCAGACTTTATATGTCCGCTTTGGTGATTGGTTGATGCCTTTATTGTTGATATTGGGGATTTTGGCATGGTTTATCAAACCTGTGGGTTAA
- a CDS encoding histone deacetylase family protein, with product MLPVIYSDEFLDHITGPYHPEKPERLRAIVNALKTANFAEKIEWVNPQPVKPELMSWIEIAHHQTYIKKVKDIASSGGGYLDGDTPISPRSYDVALLAVSAWLDGVNEVLTRENPAFVLARPPGHHAESDTGMGFCLFSNAAIAALYALQQAGVNRVAILDWDVHHGNGTQAIVETHSQIAYCSLHQYPAYPGTGKASEKGLHNNVLNLPLPPGSDITTYQPLWESLILPFLTKFQPDLLIVSAGYDALEDDGLASVNLQPEDFGLFTEHSLGITRKILFGLEGGYDLQTLSKSVVATIESCCI from the coding sequence ATGCTACCAGTCATCTATTCTGATGAATTTTTAGATCACATAACGGGGCCCTATCATCCAGAAAAACCAGAACGATTAAGGGCGATCGTCAACGCTTTAAAAACTGCTAATTTTGCTGAAAAAATAGAATGGGTAAATCCTCAACCAGTTAAACCTGAGTTGATGTCGTGGATAGAAATAGCCCATCATCAGACTTATATTAAGAAAGTTAAAGATATTGCTTCTAGTGGTGGTGGTTATTTGGATGGAGACACCCCCATTTCTCCTCGCAGTTATGACGTGGCTTTGTTAGCGGTAAGTGCTTGGTTAGATGGAGTAAATGAGGTTTTAACCAGGGAAAATCCGGCTTTTGTGTTAGCACGTCCACCAGGACATCATGCAGAAAGTGATACGGGGATGGGATTTTGCTTATTTTCTAATGCGGCGATCGCTGCTTTATACGCCTTACAACAAGCAGGAGTTAACCGCGTCGCTATCTTAGACTGGGATGTACATCACGGTAATGGTACTCAAGCAATAGTGGAGACTCACTCACAAATTGCATATTGTTCTTTACATCAGTACCCAGCTTATCCAGGTACTGGGAAAGCTTCCGAAAAAGGTTTGCATAATAATGTTCTCAATTTACCTCTCCCCCCTGGTAGTGATATTACTACCTATCAACCCTTGTGGGAAAGTTTGATATTGCCTTTTTTAACTAAATTTCAGCCAGATTTACTGATTGTTAGTGCTGGCTATGATGCTTTAGAAGATGATGGTTTGGCAAGTGTTAATTTGCAACCTGAAGATTTTGGTTTATTCACAGAACATTCTTTAGGTATAACTCGCAAAATTCTATTTGGTTTAGAAGGAGGCTATGACTTACAAACATTATCAAAATCAGTAGTTGCCACTATTGAGAGCTGTTGTATTTAG
- a CDS encoding UDP-N-acetylmuramoyl-tripeptide--D-alanyl-D-alanine ligase — MPVSATLSQLVEILSASSVNLSASALTKVSKSIQTDTRILQPGEVFVALRGEKFDGHEFVAMAIVKGAIAAIVDYAYENPVFPVLQVTDTLKAYQQIGRWWRDSYSIPVIGVTGSVGKTTTKELIAAVLATKGQVHKTYGNFNNEIGVPKTLLELGAEHDFAVIEMAMRGRGQIAELTQIARPTIGVITNVGTAHIELLSSEEAIAEAKCELLAEMPNDSVAILNYDSPLLMETAKKFWQGKVISYGFSGGDIQGKLIDNETVEVAGIGLPLPLPGRHNATNFLAALAVAKVLEIDWQSLQAGVIVNMPNGRSQRFTLPNDVIILDETYNAAPEAMLAALQLLADIPGKRKIAVLGVMKELGERSQQLHQQVGEMVQKLNLDGLLLLVDSKDAEFIANSAKGIPCECFATHADLIARLKTFMQAGDRLLFKAAHSVGLDRVVNQLRLELIISNQ, encoded by the coding sequence ATGCCTGTGTCGGCCACTTTATCCCAACTGGTTGAAATTCTGTCAGCCTCTTCTGTAAATTTATCTGCATCTGCGTTAACTAAGGTTAGTAAAAGTATCCAAACAGACACCAGGATTTTACAACCGGGTGAAGTGTTTGTGGCTTTACGAGGTGAAAAGTTTGATGGACATGAGTTTGTAGCGATGGCAATCGTAAAAGGTGCGATCGCAGCTATTGTAGATTATGCTTATGAAAACCCTGTGTTCCCTGTATTGCAAGTTACTGATACATTGAAAGCATATCAGCAAATTGGTAGATGGTGGAGGGATTCTTATTCTATTCCTGTGATTGGGGTAACGGGTTCTGTGGGTAAAACCACAACGAAGGAACTCATAGCCGCAGTTTTAGCCACAAAGGGACAGGTTCACAAAACCTATGGCAATTTCAATAACGAAATTGGTGTTCCCAAAACTCTTTTAGAACTGGGTGCAGAACATGATTTTGCGGTAATAGAAATGGCGATGCGGGGAAGGGGACAAATTGCGGAATTAACGCAAATTGCTAGGCCAACTATTGGTGTAATTACTAATGTAGGGACGGCACATATTGAGTTACTTAGTTCAGAAGAAGCTATAGCTGAAGCTAAATGTGAGTTGTTAGCAGAAATGCCTAATGATAGTGTGGCAATCCTTAATTATGATAGTCCATTATTAATGGAGACAGCAAAGAAATTTTGGCAGGGGAAAGTTATTAGTTATGGTTTTTCTGGTGGAGATATTCAAGGAAAATTAATTGATAATGAAACTGTAGAAGTGGCTGGCATAGGTTTACCTTTACCCTTACCTGGTCGTCATAATGCAACTAATTTTTTAGCAGCTTTAGCAGTAGCCAAGGTGTTAGAAATTGATTGGCAATCGCTGCAAGCTGGGGTAATTGTAAATATGCCTAATGGGCGATCGCAACGGTTTACACTACCTAATGATGTGATAATTTTAGATGAAACCTATAATGCTGCCCCAGAAGCAATGTTAGCAGCTTTGCAGTTGTTAGCAGATATTCCAGGAAAGCGGAAAATTGCTGTTTTAGGGGTAATGAAGGAGTTAGGAGAAAGATCGCAACAATTGCATCAACAAGTTGGGGAAATGGTACAGAAGTTGAATTTAGATGGTTTGTTGCTGTTAGTTGATAGCAAGGATGCGGAATTTATCGCTAATAGTGCTAAGGGTATTCCTTGTGAATGTTTTGCCACTCATGCTGATTTAATAGCAAGATTAAAAACATTTATGCAAGCAGGCGATCGCTTACTATTTAAAGCAGCCCATTCGGTAGGATTGGATCGGGTCGTTAATCAGTTACGGCTAGAATTGATTATTTCAAACCAATAA
- a CDS encoding TaqI-like C-terminal specificity domain-containing protein, with protein sequence MYRRTLDVIASAKIFTPDIATVSSFGWDKIGEVFFTGGVAGGYGILVKSSHSWKSISGLLNSKVLELYLKESSTSVRGGYYSVESRFICNLPIKIMFLLLSNVRSRNMI encoded by the coding sequence GTGTATCGAAGAACCTTAGATGTAATAGCCTCAGCAAAAATATTTACTCCTGATATTGCTACAGTTTCATCATTTGGATGGGACAAAATAGGCGAAGTATTTTTTACAGGTGGTGTAGCTGGAGGATATGGAATCTTAGTTAAATCTAGCCATTCATGGAAATCCATTTCAGGACTGTTAAATAGTAAAGTCTTAGAACTTTATCTAAAAGAATCATCTACATCAGTGAGAGGCGGTTACTATAGTGTTGAATCTCGATTTATCTGCAATCTTCCTATTAAAATCATGTTTCTGCTTCTCAGTAATGTGAGAAGCAGAAACATGATTTAA